A genomic region of Arachis stenosperma cultivar V10309 chromosome 9, arast.V10309.gnm1.PFL2, whole genome shotgun sequence contains the following coding sequences:
- the LOC130947780 gene encoding uncharacterized protein LOC130947780 yields MQEQVNVVKQNQQETRLKEEENLHNLPSKEKDGESIDSFKAMKKYKDVADAAKAAFESAAQAAAAARAALELSQSSPHGPDDDHNSPSPGPRKFLDEQDSDFVEVVPRLEDSADEISNGESVLLVAETEADSLVKELEFDESDDEADNKDKSNQTSKQTPRVSNDVPESKMHSKPHLDLEKRPFSVRTRHGY; encoded by the coding sequence ATGCAGGAACAAGTCAATGTTGTAAAACAAAATCAGCAGGAGACTAGGctaaaagaagaagagaacctCCACAATTTGCCtagtaaagaaaaagatgggGAGTCAATTGATTCCTTTAAAGCTATGAAGAAGTATAAGGATGTAGCTGATGCTGCAAAAGCTGCTTTCGAATCAGCAGCACAAGCAGCCGCTGCTGCAAGAGCTGCTCTGGAACTCTCACAATCCAGTCCTCACGGTCCTGATGATGATCATAATAGTCCAAGCCCCGGACCAAGAAAATTCTTGGATGAACAAGATTCTGATTTTGTGGAAGTTGTCCCTCGGCTGGAAGATTCAGCTGATGAGATTTCAAATGGGGAGTCCGTGTTATTGGTTGCAGAAACCGAGGCTGATTCACTTGTGAAGGAACTAGAATTTGATGAGAGTGATGATGAGGCTGATAATAAAGACAAGAGTAATCAAACTTCTAAGCAGACACCAAGAGTATCAAATGATGTTCCAGAATCCAAGATGCATAGCAAACCTCATTTGGATTTGGAGAAGAGGCCGTTTTCAGTGAGAACTAGACATGGTTACTGA
- the LOC130950263 gene encoding uncharacterized protein LOC130950263 has translation MGKKLDALLGRNFKASKFTATVNLALSRLAILKNKRHAHLKLARSDVHQLLQLGHHDRALLRAEHVIKEQNMLDVYDKIEGYCNLLFERVHLIAQERECPEELKEAASGLLYMASRCGDLPEILEIRAMLTSRFGKEFAARAIELRNNCGVDPQLIQKLSTRMPSLESRTKVLKDIASENNIILLIEEVSSVTIEV, from the exons ATGGGTAAGAAACTGGATGCTCTGTTAGGTAGAAACTTTAAGGCTTCAAAGTTTACGGCAACCGTTAATCTTGCCTTATCTCGCCTCGCTATCCTCAAAAACAAGCGCCATGCACATCTCAAACTAGCCCGTTCTGACGTTCATCAACTTCTCCAACTTGGTCACCATGATCGCGCTCTCCTCCGA GCTGAGCATGTGATCAAGGAGCAGAATATGCTGGATGTATATGACAAGATTGAAGGATACTGCAACCTCTTGTTTGAGAGGGTCCACCTCATTGCACAAGAGAG AGAATGTCCGGAGGAACTAAAAGAGGCTGCATCAGGATTACTCTACATGGCTTCAAGGTGTGGAGATTTACCAGAGATTCTAGAGATTCGTGCAATGTTGACATCAAGATTTGGGAAGGAGTTTGCTGCTCGTGCTATTGAGTTAAGAAATAACTGTGGTGTTGATCCtcag TTGATACAAAAGCTTTCCACAAGGATGCCAAGCTTGGAAAGCAGAACGAAGGTACTCAAAGATATTGCTTCTGAGAACAACATTATTCTACTGATTGAAGAAGTTTCTTCTGTTACAATTGAGGTATAG
- the LOC130947778 gene encoding cytochrome P450 CYP73A100-like: MGLQLKKPVFYTSIITLALTLITKLLCCQLSIPFPSSNFVVAVATLVFTLFLYLNKNSSTTLPPGPLSVPIFGNWLQVGNDLNHRLLASYSQHYGPVFLLKLGSKNLVVVSDPELATQVLHSQGVEFGSRPRNVVFDIFTGNGQDMVFTVYGDHWRKMRRIMTLPFFTNKVVHNYSNMWEEEMDLVVHDLNGNVEKVRSEGIVIRRRLQLMLYNIMYRMMFDAKFESQEDPLFIQATKFNSERSRLAQSFEYNYGDFIPLLRPFLRGYLNKCKDLQTRRLAFFNNYYIEKRRNIMAANGEKHKISCAIDHIIDAEMKGEISEENVLYIVENINVAAIETTLWSMEWAIAELVNHPEVQRKIRDEISKVLKDQTVTESNLHELPYLQATVKETLRLHTPIPLLVPHMNLEEANLGGYKIPKESKVVVNAWWLANNPAWWKKPQEFRPERFLEEESETEAVAGGKVDFRFLPFGVGRRSCPGIILAMPILALIIAKLVTNFDMKPPNGSNKIDVTEKGGQFSLHIANHSTVSFYPIN, encoded by the exons atggGACTTCAACTCAAGAAACCAGTCTTTTACACTAGTATTATTACACTAGCACTTACCTTAATTACAAAACTCTTGTGTTGTCAACTTTCTATTCCTTTCCCTTCCTCAAATTTCGTTGTTGCTGTTGCCACTCTTGTGTTTACGTTGTTCCTATACTTGAACAAGAACTCTTCTACCACACTCCCTCCAGGGCCTCTCTCTGTTCCTATATTTGGAAATTGGTTACAAGTTGGCAATGATCTCAACCACCGTCTTCTAGCTTCATACTCACAACACTATGGCCCCGTTTTCCTTCTCAAACTTGGTTCCAAGAACTTGGTTGTGGTATCTGATCCAGAACTTGCCACCCAAGTCCTCCATTCACAAGGTGTTGAGTTCGGCTCTCGCCCTCGAAACGTTGTGTTTGATATCTTCACTGGCAATGGACAAGACATGGTGTTCACCGTTTATGGTGATCATTGGCGCAAGATGCGTAGGATAATGACCCTGCCATTTTTCACCAACAAGGTTGTCCATAACTACAGCAACATGTGGGAAGAAGAGATGGATTTGGTGGTGCATGATCTCAATGGCAATGTTGAGAAAGTGAGGAGCGAAGGGATAGTTATCAGAAGGAGGCTTCAGCTGATGCTGTATAACATCATGTATAGAATGATGTTTGATGCAAAGTTTGAGTCTCAAGAGGACCCTTTGTTCATTCAGGCTACCAAGTTTAACTCTGAGAGAAGCCGTTTGGCACAGAGCTTTGAGTACAACTATGGAGATTTTATACCTCTGCTTAGACCCTTCTTGAGGGGCTACCTCAACAAGTGCAAGGACTTGCAAACTAGGAGGTTGGCATTTTTCAACAACTATTACATTGAGAAAAGGAG AAATATAATGGCTGCTAATGGAGAAAAGCACAAGATAAGCTGTGCAATTGATCACATCATAGATGCTGAGATGAAGGGAGAAATAAGTGAAGAGAATGTGCTTTACATTGTAGAGAACATAAATGTTGCAGCAATAGAGACAACACTGTGGTCAATGGAATGGGCAATAGCAGAGTTGGTGAACCATCCAGAAGTCCAAAGAAAGATTCGTGATGAGATATCGAAAGTGCTTAAAGACCAAACAGTTACAGAATCTAACCTGCATGAACTGCCATATCTACAAGCCACAGTGAAAGAGACACTAAGACTTCACACCCCAATTCCTCTACTTGTGCCACACATGAACCTTGAGGAAGCAAATCTAGGAGGGTACAAGATTCCAAAGGAGTCCAAGGTGGTAGTGAATGCATGGTGGCTTGCAAATAACCCTGCATGGTGGAAGAAGCCTCAAGAGTTTAGGCCAGAGAGGTTCTTGGAAGAGGAGAGTGAGACAGAAGCAGTGGCTGGAGGGAAGGTTGATTTCAGATTCTTGCCATTTGGTGTTGGAAGGAGGAGTTGCCCTGGGATCATTCTTGCAATGCCAATTCTGGCTTTGATCATTGCAAAGTTGGTAACAAACTTTGACATGAAACCTCCAAATGGATCAAACAAGATTGATGTCACTGAAAAAGGAGGCCAATTCAGCTTGCACATTGCTAACCATTCCACTGTTTCTTTTTATCCAATTAATTAG